One window of the Amphiura filiformis unplaced genomic scaffold, Afil_fr2py scaffold_100, whole genome shotgun sequence genome contains the following:
- the LOC140144940 gene encoding medium-chain acyl-CoA ligase ACSF2, mitochondrial-like, translated as MPIFGSTPVLQSLQFAASLVAMDLKKGDTIAIWGANHSEWMITLYACIQLGILLDRICNFQLHCKAIVLMRSPSDLLDKACECFAELKGTPAEQFKSDSCPHLQFVINCGNSKGNIFWKRGVYSYDDFMTLGNETDISKVEEICKSLDIDDPLCMYFTSGSTGIPKPAVHSHHSILNNAMTGGFRSDVNVLDCDWESLRLMQVATFAAVNSWLGTYLPIVRGSTSIVLFPTFNAQIMAEALQNERVTCGPTLIHHVHDLVNLPNIDSYDFSNFKQVSIGGSIIPHKLRQKMGKIAKHTTNRYGMAEILLSHCGDPLDPPEKIADAAVYPTAGLETKIVDDKGIIVPVNTVGNLLVRGYTSLKYYLNNEQKTKEIKDNNGWIHTG; from the exons ATGCCTATCTTTGGATCAACCCCGGTACTACAG AGTTTGCAGTTTGCAGCTTCCCTCGTAGCTATGGACCTAAAGAAGGGCGATACCATTGCGATATGGGGTGCTAATCACTCGGAGTGGATGATCACCTTGTATGCCTGTATACAACTTGGAATTTTACTG GATAGAATTTGTAATTTTCAGCTGCACTGTAAGGCCATAGTTCTGATGCGATCTCCTTCCGATCTACTGGACAAGGCTTGTGAATGTTTTGCAGAACTGAAAGGTACTCCGGCTGAACAATTTAAATCAGATAG TTGTCCACATTTACAGTTCGTCATAAATTGTGGTAATTCAAAAGGAAATATCTTCTGGAAAAG GGGTGTTTATAGTTACGACGACTTCATGACACTTGGTAACGAGACTGACATTAGCAAGGTGGAGGAAATCTGCAAGTCACTGGATATTGATGATCCATTATGCATGTATTTTACATCT GGTAGTACCGGTATACCTAAGCCAGCAGTGCACTCACATCATTCCATTCTGAATAACGCCATGACAGGAGGCTTCAGAAGCGATGTCAACGTCTTGGACTGTGACTGG GAGTCTCTTCGGCTTATGCAAGTGGCCACATTCGCAGCCGTTAACAGTTGGCTTGGGACATACCTTCCTATAGTTAGAGGTTCTACGTCTATCGTTTTATTTCCAACATTCAACGCTCAGATTATGGCAGAAGCGCTTCAAAACGAAAG AGTAACATGCGGCCCGACATTAATTCACCACGTTCATGATCTCGTCAATCTACCGAATATTGATTCTTATGACTTCTCTAattttaaacaag TCAGCATAGGTGGTAGTATAATTCCACACAAACTAAGACAGAAGATGGGCAAAATAGCCAAACATACAACG AATCGCTATGGCATGGCCGAAATTTTACTAAGTCATTGCGGAGATCCTTTGGACCCACCAGAAAAAATAGCAGATGCCGCGGTTTATCCCACAGCAGGCCTTGAG ACAAAGATTGTTGATGATAAGGGAATTATTGTTCCTGTCAATACTGTTGGAAACCTTCTTGTGCGGGGTTATACCAGTCTCAAATACTACCTTAACAATGAACAGAAAACAAAGGAAATTAAAGATAACAATGGTTGGATTCATACTGGGTGA
- the LOC140144944 gene encoding medium-chain acyl-CoA ligase ACSF2, mitochondrial-like has protein sequence MMDQAGFLTIKGRKKANILKEGVNLIPAELESVLYKHSKVHAAMVVGLPDERVGEEICACIRVDKTASPTEDEIREFCRGKVHTLLIPKYILFLDEFPTTTTGKFSLMEVTRIAKEKFNVE, from the exons atgatggatcaagcaggctttCTTAcaataaaaggaaggaaaaag GCAAACATTCTCAAGGAAGGTGTCAATTTGATACCAGCAGAGTTGGAATCTGTGTTGTACAAACATTCTAAGGTACACGCTGCAATG GTAGTGGGATTACCCGATGAAAGAGTGGGCGAAGAAATCTGTGCTTGTATCAG agtTGATAAGACTGCTTCACCTACTGAGGATGAAATCCGGGAATTTTGTAGAGGAAAG GTGCACACCCTGTTGATTCCAAAGTACATTCTCTTCTTAGACGAATTTCCAACAACTACAACTGGAAAG ttttcacTTATGGAAGTAACAAGAATCGCAAAGGAAAAGTTCAATGTGGAATAA